In one Culex quinquefasciatus strain JHB chromosome 2, VPISU_Cqui_1.0_pri_paternal, whole genome shotgun sequence genomic region, the following are encoded:
- the LOC6042195 gene encoding ATP-binding cassette sub-family A member 5 yields the protein MGKELLNTSSFCQQLGATLVRNFKLKIRDSRKTIAEVFLPLYTLGTLIVLKILIPNPNFPAITEPRGAASLFEHFQHYKAHTIAVLPQPNASLITEQFLGEVSKLWLSNRHHTAGKYPIEWQFYESQEELLAAYWRDPDKMPLALIFHSDDPMYGPLKYEIRTNPSFFVTPATTELFSSLVTCRQSDSYWSAVIPIETGDSCPVNQYYYSGFIALQTLLEYTKIKLVTQNDDLQIPHITLEMFPKEAYTGNWMVAFRLVIPIYMVMALSQFITYLLILIVGEKENHIKEGLKIMGLRDSVFWCGWFIIYAVFVTFLTFVSVILLFSLGVFQHTNYLPVFILILLYSFSVILIGFMITPFFDNSRTAGILGNFAVNIMSLLYFLQVFIDDTHTSAALWTVSLISPTGFALAMDKILVLDISGQGVTLNNLWTGPGIPIGGSILMLVVDILLYAALAFYFDCVIPSDHGTKQRPCFCLSRHYWCAKKVPKVPLLNGESANSFNNLDEQRDVEPVSREMRGKEAIRIVDLYKTFHSCRKPAVNAVNGINLTIYEGQITAILGHNGAGKSTLFNILTGLTSPTSGTVYIFGYDIRDPNDMTMIRRMTGVCPQHDILFETLTPKEHLYFFAAVRGIAPSLIDSEVKKTLRDIDLFDAAETRVKYLSGGQKRKLSVGIAIIGDPKIIILDEPTAGVDPYSRRHMWSILQNRKHGKVILLTTHFMDEADILAERKAVVSRGRLRCCGSSLFLKNKFGIGYHLTLVLDTNSSEASITKLVNEHVQKAEKARRHGRELSYILPHDAVNSFVSLFDDIEREIKTKQWQLGICSYGVSMTTLEEVFLHLETQREEEQKVENEDEEEQDAGYAVDSLSRKVMKNRALPRSLSLQEKSNSYQSLKNDTKNLLDEQNVENKGSLPGNGLDFDTIIPINGLSGEGEATQRDKNLTITTPTMKQLRKKQHHGKSRNGVSKSNKSIYEDTTHHSSSVVKLNSQNKTNWMDLDDIELRPSCFNTIIALLKLRITILFRDIQRLYLLIILPLAFTALGLYLNSIQVISPVMRSILLDNTTYGSNITKIAVHDSTNRLFSSHAAYHRLHQQQQQSSPSPMLLHQKHHQHHQANAEQHQAAKESSYLYHRFIAELKQSSNVTEEYNGSFAALLDIAPHMAAFNINTISWSNVSITTMYNDTTQHSLPILLNLISNALLRMFVELGPPHRPPHQPRTINLEEAGMQADDPLPFDSTSSSSPSLTSAGPISSTDSILNIELRSHPFQQTAQPQEFNIGTFSSALFVGMIFVLIPVSLAVDMVYDREMKAKNQLRVNGLSSALYLSAYFIVLSGLMLLICAALLGLVFLFDIPSFRQPPALITLGLLVFLYSPAGILCSTCFSYFFDRTDSAQSILPNILTFVGLIPFILVVFLDMLGIEVKAAIALHYVFSLLNPMYIPYAAVYFVDRVYIACRLSSACAELSMAHYMTEEMIVMACGCLLHIPIWAFCLRISDVMKSGGRMRDMFHRRTNEEDVMTEEQCIGEYEDEDVRNERSKIFRLTTQEQPGQAQPVVLVKSLRKEFSQESLCGNGSCCCCSDDEPPRKKVSVRSLSFAVESGEVLGLLGHNGAGKTTTMKIMTGETAPTRGTVRVAGHSITINQDDAFKTLGYCPQHDALWKNITVREHLELYACIRGVTRKDLNRLVTTYLTGLHITEHANKQTQHCSGGTRRKLSYAMAMVGAPKVVLLDEPSTGMDPKSKRFLWDTILASFHGKRCAMLTTHSMEEADALCSRVGIMVKGELRCLGSTQHLKNLYGAGYTLEIKLKHVESVYSETPVGECAPESSSQEQLQLQDHQQMDQHHATAAATSASTPVIANCIDNRSMALRNFVTDLFPSATLEESFADRLVYSVPQQAVSSLAECFSRLEKAKTELDIEEYSFSQTTLEQVFLKFAHYDEEPSSAQ from the exons ATGGGCAAGGAATTGCTGAACACGAGCTCGTTCTGCCAGCAGCTGGGCGCGACGTTGGTGCGGAATTTCAAGCTGAAAATCCGCGACTCGCGCAAAACCATCGCCGAGGTGTTTCTTCCGCTTTACACGCTGGGGACGCTGATCGTGCTGAAGATTCTGATCCCGAACCCGAACTTTCCCGCCATAACCGAGCCACGTGGGGCGGCGTCCCTGTTCGAGCACTTTCAGCACTACAAAGCGCACACGATCGCGGTGCTGCCGCAGCCGAACGCGTCGCTGATCACGGAG CAATTCCTCGGCGAGGTGAGCAAACTATGGCTCTCGAACCGGCACCACACCGCCGGCAAGTACCCCATCGAGTGGCAGTTTTACGAGTCCCAGGAGGAGCTGCTGGCCGCGTACTGGCGCGATCCGGACAAGATGCCGCTGGCGCTGATCTTTCACAGCGACGATCCCATGTACGGACCGCTCAAGTACGAAATCCGCACCAATCCGTCGTTCTTCGTGACGCCGGCGACGACGGAGCTGTTCTCGTCGCTGGTCACCTGCAGACAATCAGACAGCTACTGGTCGGCGGTCATTCCGATCGAAACCGGTGACTCGTGTCCGGTCAACCAGTACTACTACTCGGGGTTTATCGCGCTGCAGACGCTGCTCGAGTACACCAAGATAAAG CTGGTGACGCAAAACGACGATCTACAGATACCTCATATAACGCTAGAAATGTTTCCTAAGGAAGCCTACACGGGAAATTGGATGGTGGCCTTCCGGCTGGTCATTCCAATTTACATGGTGATGGCCTTGTCCCAGTTTATCACATATCTGCTGATACTGATAGTCGGCGAGAAGGAGAACCACATCAAGGAAGGGCTGAAAATTATGGGCTTGCGTGACTCCGTGTTTTG GTGTGGCTGGTTTATCATTTATGCCGTGTTTGTGACGTTCCTGACGTTCGTGTCCGTGATTTTGCTGTTCTCGCTCGGGGTGTTCCAGCACACCAACTATCTACCGGTGTTCATACTGATCCTGCTGTACAGCTTCTCGGTCATCCTGATTGGGTTCATGATTACGCCGTTCTTTGACAACTCTAGG ACCGCCGGCATCCTGGGCAACTTTGCCGTCAACATCATGTCGCTGCTGTACTTCCTGCAGGTGTTCATCGACGACACGCACACGTCGGCCGCCCTGTGGACCGTGTCGCTCATCTCGCCCACCGGGTTCGCCCTCGCGATGGACAAAATCCTGGTGCTGGACATTTCCGGGCAGGGCGTAACGCTGAACAATCTGTGGACGGGACCGGGCATCCCGATCGGTGGCTCGATCCTGATGCTGGTGGTGGACATTTTGCTGTACGCGGCGCTGGCTTTTTACTTTGACTGCGTTATTCCGTCGGACCACGGGACGAAGCAGCGGCCGTGTTTCTGTCTGAGTCGGCACTACTGGTGCGCGAAAAAAGTGCCAAAGGTTCCGCTGCTGAACGGGGAGTCGGCGAATTCGTTTAATAATTTGGACGAGCAGCGGGATGTGGAGCCGGTGTCGCGGGAAATGCGCGGGAAGGAGGCGATCAGGATAGTGGACTTGTACAAGACGTTTCACTCGTGCCGGAAGCCGGCGGTCAATGCGGTGAACGGGATTAATTTGACGATTTATGAGGGGCAGATAACGGCGATTTTGGGGCATAATGGGGCGGGGAAGAGCACGCTGTTTAATATTCTGACGGGGCTGACTTCGCCGACGTCGGGGACGGTGTACATCTTTGGGTATGATATTCGGGATCCGAACGATATGACGATGATCCGGCGGATGACGGGGGTTTGTCCGCAGCACGATATTCTGTTTGAAACGCTGACGCCGAAGGAGCATCTGTACTTTTTCGCGGCTGTTCGTGGAATTGCGCCGAGTTTGATTGATAGTGAGGTGAAGAAGACGTTGAGGGATATTGATTTGTTTGACGCGGCGGAAACGAGGGTGAAGTACTTGAGTGGTGGACAGAAGCGGAAGTTGTCGGTGGGGATTGCAATTATTGGTGATCCGAAGATTATAATCTTGGACGAGCCGACGGCGGGGGTGGATCCGTACTCGCGGCGGCACATGTGGTCGATTCTGCAGAATCGGAAGCATGGGAAGGTGATTTTGCTGACGACCCACTTTATGGACGAGGCGGATATTCTGGCTGAGAGGAAGGCGGTTGTGTCGCGGGGACGGCTGCGGTGTTGTGGATCGTCGCTGTTTTTGAAGAATAAGTTCGGCATTGGGTATCATTTGACGCTGGTGCTGGATACGAATTCCTCGGAGGCTTCAATTACCAAGCTGGTGAACGAGCACGTGCAGAAAGCGGAGAAGGCTCGCCGACACGGGAGAGAGTTGAGTTACATTTTGCCACACGATGCGGTGAATTCGTTTGTGTCACTGTTTGATGATATCGAGCGGGAGATTAAGACGAAGCAGTGGCAGTTGGGCATTTGCTCGTATGGGGTGTCGATGACGACGCTGGAGGAGGTGTTTCTTCATTTGGAAACGCAACGGGAGGAAGAGCAGAAGGTAGAGAATGAAGATGAGGAGGAGCAGGACGCTGGTTATGCTGTAGATAGCTTAAGTCGTAAGGTTATGAAAAATAGAGCGTTACCTAGAAGCTTGTCTCTGCAGGAGAAGAGCAACAGCTATCAATCGTTGAAGAACGATACCAAGAATTTGCTCGACGAGCAGAATGTAGAGAATAAGGGTTCGCTGCCGGGCAACGGGTTGGACTTTGATACAATCATTCCGATTAACGGGTTGAGCGGTGAGGGTGAGGCTACGCAGCGGGACAAGAACCTGACGATCACGACGCCGACCATGAAGCAGCTGCGGAAGAAGCAACACCACGGCAAATCCCGCAACGGGGTCAGCAAGAGCAATAAGAGCATCTACGAGGACACCACACATCACTCGTCGTCGGTTGTGAAACTAAACAGTCAGAACAAGACCAACTGGATGGACCTGGACGACATTGAGCTGCGTCCGTCTTGTTTTAACACTATCATAGCGCTACTCAAGCTAAGAATAACAATACTCTTTCGTGACATTCAGCGTTTATATCTGTTAATCATACTACCGCTAGCATTTACGGCGTTAGGTTTATACTTGAACTCCATACAGGTCATCTCGCCGGTGATGCGTTCAATACTCCTAGATAATACAACGTACGGCAGCAATATTACCAAGATAGCAGTACATGATAGTACCAATAGACTGTTTTCATCGCACGCGGCGTACCATCGGCTtcatcaacagcagcaacaatcCTCGCCCTCGCCCATGCTTCTCCATCAGAAGCATCATCAGCATCACCAGGCCAACGCGGAGCAGCATCAGGCTGCCAAAGAATCATCATATCTGTACCATCGTTTCATTGCCGAACTGAAGCAATCGTCGAACGTCACCGAGGAGTACAACGGCAGCTTCGCGGCGCTGCTGGACATTGCCCCGCACATGGCGGCGTTCAACATCAACACTATATCATGGTCAAACGTGTCAATAACTACAATGTACAATGATACCACACAACACAGTCTACCAATACTATTAAATCTTATCAGCAACGCTCTGTTGCGCATGTTTGTCGAGCTGGGACCGCCCCACAGGCCACCGCATCAACCCAGAACCATCAACCTGGAAGAAGCCGGAATGCAGGCGGACGACCCGCTGCCCTTCGACTCGACCTCCTCCAGTTCACCCTCCCTCACATCTGCAGGCCCCATCAGTTCCACCGATTCCATCCTGAACATCGAACTCCGCTCGCACCCCTTCCAACAGACGGCTCAACCCCAGGAGTTCAACATCGGCACCTTCTCGTCCGCGCTCTTTGTGGGAATGATCTTCGTCCTGATTCCCGTGTCCCTGGCCGTCGATATGGTGTACGATCGGGAGATGAAGGCCAAAAATCAGCTGCGCGTCAACGGGCTGTCGTCGGCGCTGTACCTGTCCGCTTACTTCATCGTCCTTTCCGGGCTGATGCTGCTGATCTGCGCCGCGCTGCTTGGGCTGGTGTTCCTGTTTGATATTCCTTCCTTCAGACAG CCCCCCGCCCTAATCACGCTCGGTCTGCTCGTGTTCCTGTACTCGCCGGCGGGCATCCTCTGCTCGACGTGCTTCTCCTACTTCTTCGACCGCACCGACTCGGCCCAGTCGATCCTGCCCAACATTTTAACCTTTGTCGGACTGATCCCTTTTATACTGGTAGTGTTTTTAGATATGCTAGGAATTG AAGTAAAAGCAGCAATCGCCTTACACTACGTCTTTTCGCTGCTCAACCCGATGTACATCCCGTACGCGGCCGTCTACTTTGTGGACCGGGTGTACATCGCGTGCCGGCTAAGCTCGGCGTGCGCGGAGCTGTCGATGGCGCACTACATGACGGAGGAGATGATCGTGATGGCGTGCGGCTGCCTGCTGCACATCCCCATCTGGGCGTTCTGTCTGCGCATCTCGGACGTGATGAAGAGTGGTGGGCGGATGCGGGACATGTTCCACAGGAGAACG AACGAAGAAGACGTTATGACTGAAGAGCAGTGTATTGGCGAGTACGAAGATGAGGACGTCCGGAACGAGCGGTCCAAGATATTCCGACTGACGACCCAGGAGCAGCCGGGACAGGCTCAGCCGGTGGTTTTGGTGAAG AGTTTACGCAAGGAGTTCTCCCAGGAGTCGCTCTGCGGGAACGGTTCCTGCTGTTGCTGTTCGGACGACGAACCACCGCGCAAGAAGGTGTCCGTGCGAAGTCTTTCGTTTGCGGTAGAATCCGGCGAGGTGCTTGGTCTGCTCGGTCACAACGGTGCCGGCAAGACCACCACCATGAAGATCATGACGGGCGAGACGGCGCCCACGAGGGGGACGGTTCGGGTGGCTGGGCACAGTATTACCATCAACCAGGACGATGCGTTCAAGACGCTCGGCTATTGTCCGCAGCACGACGCCCTGTGGAAGAACATTACGGTGCGGGAACATCTGGAGCTGTACGCGTGCATTCGGGGCGTTACGCGGAAGGATCTGAACCGGCTGGTGACGACCTACCTGACGGGGCTGCACATCACCGAGCATGCCAACAAACAGACCCAGCACTGTTCCGGAGGCACGCGCCGCAAGCTGAGCTACGCCATGGCCATGGTTGGCGCGCCCAAAGTTGTCCTGCTTGACGAACCGTCCACCGGTATGGATCCCAAGTCGAAGCGATTCCTGTGGGACACGATACTGGCCAGCTTCCACGGCAAGCGGTGCGCCATGCTGACGACGCACTCGATGGAGGAAGCGGACGCGCTCTGTTCCCGCGTCGGCATTATGGTGAAGGGCGAGTTGAG GTGCCTTGGTTCGACGCAACACCTGAAGAACCTGTACGGGGCCGGGTACACGCTCGAGATCAAGCTAAAGCACGTGGAGAGCGTGTACAGTGAGACGCCCGTTGGTGAGTGCGCGCCGGAGAGCAGTAGTCAGGAGCAGCTTCAGCTGCAGGATCACCAGCAGATGGACCAACACCACGCGACGGCGGCGGCCACGTCCGCGTCGACGCCCGTCATCGCCAACTGCATCGACAATCGATCGATGGCGCTGCGCAACTTTGTGACTGACCTGTTCCCGAGTGCCACCCTGGAGGAGAGCTTCGCCGACCGGCTGGTGTACTCGGTGCCCCAGCAGGCGGTCAGCTCGCTGGCGGAGTGCTTCTCCCGGCTCGAGAAAG CCAAAACCGAACTCGACATCGAGGAGTACTCGTTCAGCCAGACCACGCTGGAGCAAGTTTTTCTAAAGTTCGCCCACTATGACGAGGAGCCGTCCAGCGCGCAGTAG
- the LOC119766566 gene encoding chymotrypsin-like elastase family member 2A, with translation MPLRYQVLICLAVVGLACVTSAANGDDADAALDPIETHPNIQLINQENCGKNDYMFGYAEDRKPIIMQYPWMVQLRHPFQNPEYVPCNGLLINKNYVLTTNCVDWDDDVSVTLGDYRTDLTRDCEPRDQEPHFCLNPAQIIPVSEHTKNDQLVLARLSVPAYIGRRNHIEAACLPTSPEQRDRIYPSYILTGWKESGKDAKFLQRAMLDLIPRQECQEEMTQYPYGDVEEKNVTEAIVCVRNVADPSRSPRCNDYQPGTVVQAVEKTSNRYIAHGIQTGISYCSKPERFVRIAHYMQWILDTIKP, from the exons ATGCCGCTCCGTTATCAGGTACTAATTTGTCTTGCGGTAGTCGGTCTAGCTTGTGTGACCTCTGCTGCCAATGGAGATGATGCTGATGCTGCACTGGATCCAATCGAAACGCATCCCAACATCCAGCTGATCAACCAGGAAAATTGTGGTAAAAATGACTACATGTTTGGATATGCCGAGGACAGGAAACCCATCATTATGCAATATCCGTGGATGGTTCAGCTGCGGCATCCGTTCCAAAATCCCGAATACGTACCGTGCAATGGACTGCTGATCAACAAGAACTACGTGCTGACGACAAACTGCGTTGATTGGGA CGACGATGTTTCCGTAACGCTCGGAGACTACCGAACCGACCTGACCCGGGACTGTGAACCGCGTGACCAGGAGCCGCACTTCTGTCTCAACCCCGCTCAAATCATCCCCGTATCGGAACACACCAAAAACGACCAACTAGTGCTCGCAAGGTTGTCCGTGCCGGCGTACATCGGTCGCCGAAACCACATCGAGGCGGCGTGTCTTCCGACGAGTCCGGAACAGCGCGATCGCATCTACCCCAGCTACATCCTGACCGGTTGGAAGGAGTCCGGCAAAGATGCCAAGTTTCTGCAGCGAGCGATGCTCGATTTGATTCCCCGGCAGGAGTGTCAGGAAGAAATGACCCAATATCCGTACGGCGATGTGGAGGAGAAGAACGTGACGGAAGCGATCGTGTGTGTGCGGAACGTGGCGGATCCGAGCCGAAGTCCGCGATGCAACGACTATCAACCGGGGACGGTGGTGCAGGCGGTTGAGAAGACAAGCAATCGGTACATTGCGCACGGGATTCAGACGGGGATTTCGTACTGTAGTAAGCCGGAGAGGTTCGTCAGGATTGCGCACTATATGCAGTGGATTTTGGACACTATCAAGCCATGA
- the LOC119767205 gene encoding uncharacterized protein LOC119767205, giving the protein MESKLDLDVPFKVVETNRLEWESGGPTIPPGSIIFYTDGSKMGNKTGAGITGPGLNISIPMGQWTTVFLAEIYAIVECTAICLKRNYRFAKICIFSDSQAALNALKSPTCQSRLVWECITLLKQLASRNRVHLYWVPGHRGIDGNEIADLLARRGSDGHFIGPEPFCGVSKSTLNMEFTQLEKKLIQLNWVKAHDMRQSKMFIVPSKQKFAQLMNMNKKYLRIYIGLITGHCPSRYHLKKIGLSPIDICRICNCETETSKHLICEYSAVSAKRRRIFNKGIISPNDVWLENPGTVVDFILEILPNWGTSQCQPMTVTLNGNVSS; this is encoded by the exons ATGGAGAGTAAGTTGGACCTAGACGTACCGTTCAAAGTAGTTGAAACAAATCGCCTAGAGTGGGAGTCAGGAGGGCCAACTATTCCTCCAGGATCGATCATATTTTACACCGATGGATCTAAAATGGGAAACAAAACGGGTGCTGGAATAACTGGTCCTGGACTGAATATTTCAATACCTATGGGACAATGGACAACAGTATTTTTAGCGGAAATATACGCTATTGTGGAATGTACAGCAATCTGTTTAAAACGAAATTacagatttgcaaaaatatgtatcttctCAGACAGTCAAGCTGCCTTGAATGCATTAAAATCGCCAACATGCCAATCCAGGCTTGTTTGGGAATGTATAACACTTTTGAAACAATTAGCATCCAGAAACCGGGTACATCTGTACTGGGTCCCGGGTCACCGAGGAATAGATGGTAATGAAATAGCAGACCTTTTAGCAAGACGAGGTTCGGACGGGCATTTCATAGGCCCAGAACCATTCTGCGGAGTCTCGAAAAGCACACTTAATATGGAATTCACACAATTGGAGAAAAAGTTGATTCAGTTGAACTGGGTGAAAGCACACGATATGCGTCAGTCGAAAATGTTTATCGTCCCCTCCAAACAAAAATTCGCTCAACTcatgaatatgaataaaaaatatctcaGAATATACATCGGTCTCATAACAG GACACTGTCCGTCTAGATATCACCTGAAAAAAATTGGGCTCAGTCCAATTGATATCTGTCGGATTTGTAACTGTGAGACTGAAACATCAAAACATTTGATTTGCGAATACAGCGCTGTTTCTGCAAAAAGAAGACGGATCTTCAATAAGGGCATAATAAGTCCAAATGATGTCTGGCTAGAAAACCCCGGCACAGTAGTTGATTTCATCCTAGAAATCTTGCCAAACTGGGGTACATCGCAGTGTCAGCCAATGACCGTAACCCTAAATGGTAACGTGTCATCCTGA